From Sulfurovum zhangzhouensis, the proteins below share one genomic window:
- a CDS encoding porin family protein, with the protein MKNITMSLIAIISLSTFSVAGGDISPVEPYVNVPEVSDAMPGKFHVGLGYSYMNMNIDDTNEDFTAHSVLFKGGYNFNEYIGVEGRYTMNVGDITYDNGKESDINADMSNIGLYAKAMYPVTEEFNIYGLLGYGQVKFDDGSEYTESGLQWGIGAEYAVTDHIGVFVDYTNMYNDKGLDGAVVNSDVVVDAISIGATYTF; encoded by the coding sequence ATGAAAAACATTACAATGTCATTGATCGCAATCATCTCTTTAAGTACATTCTCAGTGGCAGGAGGAGATATCTCTCCGGTAGAACCATATGTAAATGTTCCTGAAGTTTCAGATGCTATGCCTGGTAAATTCCATGTCGGTCTTGGTTATTCATATATGAATATGAACATTGACGATACTAACGAGGATTTTACTGCTCACTCAGTACTCTTCAAAGGCGGTTATAACTTCAATGAGTATATCGGAGTAGAGGGAAGATATACAATGAACGTAGGTGATATTACCTATGATAACGGTAAAGAATCTGATATCAACGCTGATATGAGCAATATCGGTCTTTACGCAAAAGCGATGTATCCTGTAACAGAAGAGTTTAATATCTATGGATTACTTGGATACGGACAAGTGAAATTTGATGATGGTTCAGAGTACACTGAGAGCGGTCTACAATGGGGTATCGGTGCAGAATATGCAGTGACAGATCATATTGGTGTGTTCGTAGATTATACAAACATGTATAATGATAAAGGTTTGGATGGTGCAGTTGTAAATAGTGATGTAGTAGTAGATGCGATCAGTATCGGTGCAACATACACATTTTAA
- a CDS encoding DUF4492 domain-containing protein has product MKLTHIITDIIFFYIDGFKQMKVGKKLWLLIGIKLLVLFGIIKFFFFPNYLQTTYDNDESRSAYLIEYLTKER; this is encoded by the coding sequence ATGAAACTTACACATATTATCACCGATATCATCTTTTTTTATATTGATGGGTTTAAACAGATGAAAGTAGGAAAAAAACTTTGGCTGTTGATTGGGATCAAACTTCTGGTCCTCTTTGGCATCATAAAGTTTTTTTTCTTCCCGAATTATTTACAAACGACCTATGATAACGATGAGTCACGCAGTGCGTATCTCATAGAATATCTTACAAAGGAGAGATGA
- a CDS encoding cytochrome ubiquinol oxidase subunit I, translating into MQTELIDWSRAQFALTALYHFLFVPLTLGLSFIVAIMETIYVKTGDAKWKTITKFWMTLFAINFAIGVATGLIMEFEFGTNWANYSWFVGDIFGAPLAVEGILAFFMESAFFAVMFFGWNKVSKSFHLLSTWLVAVGSNLSAFWILVANGWMQYPVGMEFNPDTVRNEMANFWDVALSPVAIAKFLHTIGSGYVIGALFVIGISAWMILKKRDVLEAKRSMVVGASFGLLVSIFLILSGDESAHQVAQQQPVKLAAMEGHYKGLKRAGIIAVGILNPDKKIGDDIHPFYGDIEIPYALSFLGYHDIDAFVPGLDDLVLGNEEYGIESAASKIEKGKIAVKALQAYKEAKQSDDQTAMSESRKLLKEYMPYFGYGYLEKPTDIVPPIALTFYSFHIMVALGTWFIILFLIVLYLTMANDITRFRKILWLTLWSIPLGYIAAEAGWIVAEVGRQPWAIQDLMPVGIAATHIDAGNVQVSFWLFALLFTVLLIAEIKIMLRQIAYGIKGGH; encoded by the coding sequence ATGCAGACAGAACTTATTGATTGGTCAAGGGCACAGTTCGCACTGACTGCACTTTACCACTTTTTATTTGTACCTTTAACACTTGGGCTCTCATTTATTGTAGCCATTATGGAGACAATCTATGTAAAGACCGGGGATGCGAAATGGAAAACCATTACCAAGTTTTGGATGACCCTCTTTGCGATCAATTTTGCCATTGGTGTGGCAACAGGTCTTATTATGGAATTTGAGTTTGGTACGAACTGGGCGAACTACTCATGGTTCGTTGGGGACATTTTTGGTGCTCCGCTTGCAGTAGAGGGAATCTTGGCATTCTTTATGGAGTCGGCCTTTTTTGCAGTAATGTTCTTTGGATGGAATAAAGTTTCAAAAAGCTTTCACCTGCTCTCAACCTGGCTTGTAGCAGTGGGATCAAACCTTTCAGCATTCTGGATCCTTGTAGCCAACGGTTGGATGCAATATCCTGTTGGAATGGAGTTCAATCCGGATACAGTGCGTAATGAAATGGCAAATTTCTGGGATGTCGCTCTCTCTCCAGTAGCTATTGCCAAATTTTTACATACGATCGGAAGCGGTTATGTGATCGGTGCCCTGTTTGTCATCGGTATATCTGCTTGGATGATACTCAAAAAACGTGATGTATTGGAAGCCAAACGTTCTATGGTAGTAGGTGCAAGTTTTGGTCTGCTTGTTTCAATATTTCTTATCCTAAGCGGTGATGAGTCTGCACACCAGGTTGCTCAACAACAACCGGTAAAACTTGCAGCAATGGAAGGGCACTATAAAGGGTTAAAGCGTGCAGGGATCATTGCTGTAGGTATTCTGAACCCTGATAAAAAGATCGGAGATGATATACATCCATTCTATGGGGATATCGAGATCCCTTATGCCCTCTCTTTTCTAGGTTACCATGATATTGATGCATTTGTACCTGGGCTGGATGATCTGGTACTGGGAAATGAAGAATACGGCATAGAAAGTGCAGCCTCAAAAATAGAAAAAGGTAAAATAGCTGTAAAAGCGCTTCAAGCGTATAAAGAAGCTAAACAATCCGATGATCAGACAGCAATGTCAGAAAGCAGAAAACTCTTAAAAGAGTATATGCCTTACTTTGGTTACGGATACCTTGAAAAACCGACTGATATTGTTCCGCCGATTGCCCTTACTTTCTATAGTTTTCACATTATGGTTGCTCTGGGTACATGGTTCATTATTCTGTTTTTGATCGTTCTTTACCTTACTATGGCCAACGATATCACACGCTTTAGAAAAATACTCTGGCTGACATTATGGAGCATACCTCTAGGTTACATCGCAGCAGAAGCCGGATGGATTGTGGCAGAAGTCGGTAGACAGCCTTGGGCTATCCAGGATCTTATGCCGGTGGGTATCGCTGCAACACATATCGATGCAGGTAATGTTCAGGTATCCTTCTGGCTCTTTGCCCTGCTCTTTACAGTACTGCTTATCGCAGAGATTAAAATCATGCTGCGGCAGATTGCATATGGTATTAAAGGAGGTCACTAA
- the cydB gene encoding cytochrome d ubiquinol oxidase subunit II: MFETLSLHSLQVYWWIIISLLGGLFVFIMFIQGGQTLLNQLSTTDDEKTMLVNSLGRKWELGFTTLVLFGGALFAAFPKFYATSFGGAYWLWLGILFSFIIQAVSYEYRKKEGNLLGSKTYETFLYINGSVGTILLGIAISTFFSGASFTIDDNNFVHWSIATRGLEALMEPLNYLLAFAMLFLVRIIGGMYFLNNIDHEPIRTRTRLMIKRNIIYFLPFFLGFVGWVLLKEGYTYDPETLKVSMVSMHHLTTFIELPYLAGMFLVGVVMVLVAVFNSVFRAKNCCIFTAGIGTVLTVMALLLNVGLNHTIFYPSSTDLQSSLSIVNSSGSHYTLTAMSYASLMVPFVLAYIAYVWYAMDRVKITQEEITSSDEHHY, from the coding sequence ATGTTTGAAACACTTTCACTTCATTCACTTCAGGTTTATTGGTGGATCATTATTTCACTGCTCGGCGGTCTGTTTGTTTTTATCATGTTCATCCAAGGTGGTCAGACACTGCTCAATCAACTTTCAACAACAGATGACGAAAAAACAATGCTGGTGAACTCACTTGGGCGTAAATGGGAACTTGGATTTACTACACTGGTACTTTTTGGTGGCGCACTCTTTGCAGCATTTCCAAAGTTTTATGCGACAAGTTTCGGTGGCGCATACTGGCTATGGTTGGGGATACTCTTCTCTTTTATTATCCAGGCAGTCTCTTATGAGTATAGAAAGAAAGAAGGAAACCTCCTCGGTTCTAAAACCTATGAAACATTTCTTTATATTAACGGAAGTGTGGGAACTATTCTATTAGGGATTGCCATCAGTACATTTTTCAGCGGTGCTTCATTTACGATCGATGACAATAACTTCGTACACTGGAGTATCGCTACACGCGGTTTAGAAGCACTAATGGAACCGCTAAACTATTTGCTTGCATTTGCAATGTTATTCCTTGTTCGCATTATCGGAGGGATGTACTTTTTAAATAATATAGACCACGAGCCGATCCGTACCAGAACACGTCTCATGATCAAAAGAAACATCATCTACTTTCTACCTTTTTTCCTTGGATTTGTAGGGTGGGTACTACTTAAAGAGGGGTATACATATGATCCAGAGACTCTCAAAGTCTCTATGGTTTCCATGCACCATCTAACTACTTTTATTGAACTACCGTATTTAGCCGGGATGTTTTTGGTTGGTGTCGTGATGGTTCTAGTAGCAGTATTTAACTCCGTATTTAGAGCAAAAAACTGTTGTATCTTTACTGCAGGGATCGGAACTGTACTCACAGTAATGGCTCTATTGTTAAATGTGGGACTGAACCATACGATTTTTTATCCGTCTTCCACTGATCTGCAAAGTTCACTCAGCATTGTCAATTCATCAGGAAGCCATTATACACTGACAGCGATGTCTTATGCTTCATTGATGGTACCCTTTGTTCTGGCATATATCGCCTATGTTTGGTATGCAATGGACAGAGTCAAAATTACTCAAGAGGAAATCACCTCTTCAGATGAACACCACTATTAA
- the lepA gene encoding translation elongation factor 4, producing the protein MAKEIPQSHIRNFSIIAHIDHGKSTLADRIIQHCGAVSDRQMSAQVMDTMDIEKERGITIKAQSVRLNYTKNGEEYILNLIDTPGHVDFSYEVSRSLASSDGALLIVDAAQGVEAQTIANVYIAIENDLELLPVVNKIDLPAADPDRVLGELEEAIGIDATEHNLVSAKTGLGVPELIDAIVERVPAPQGDENAPCKALIYDSWFDNYLGALALVRVFDGSIKKGEMMRVMGTKQDHQVLDLMYPNPIAPIKTKEIRTGEIGIVVLGLKTVDAIQVGDTITTAKNPTAQPVAGFEPAKPFVFAGIYPIETDKFEDLRDALNKLKLNDSSLSFEPESSMALGSGFRTGFLGMLHMEVVKERLEREFDLDLIATAPTVVYRVKKTDGTEVEIQNPSELPEPQKIDTIYEPYVKATILTPQEFVGNLITLLTSRRGIQIKMDYLNETRVLMEYDIPMNEIVMDFYDKLKSTTKGYASFDYEPIGFRPGKLVKLDIRVAGEIVDSLSIIVPEEKARSRGLAFVNQLKELIPRQLFEVAIQASIGNNVIARSNVKSMGKNVTAKCYGGDITRKRKLLEKQKAGKKRMKAIGKVEVPQEAFMAVLKLDS; encoded by the coding sequence TTGGCAAAAGAGATACCTCAATCACATATTCGTAATTTCTCTATCATCGCTCATATTGACCATGGTAAGTCTACCTTGGCTGACCGTATTATCCAGCACTGTGGTGCAGTTTCTGACAGACAGATGTCTGCACAGGTCATGGATACGATGGACATTGAAAAAGAGCGTGGAATTACGATCAAGGCGCAGTCTGTAAGACTTAACTATACTAAGAATGGAGAAGAGTATATCCTCAACCTTATCGACACTCCGGGTCACGTGGATTTCTCTTACGAAGTAAGCCGTTCTTTGGCATCATCTGATGGTGCATTGCTGATCGTTGATGCAGCGCAAGGTGTGGAAGCTCAAACTATTGCCAATGTCTATATCGCGATTGAGAACGATCTTGAGCTTTTACCTGTTGTGAACAAGATCGATCTTCCTGCAGCTGATCCTGACAGAGTTCTAGGTGAACTTGAAGAAGCTATCGGTATCGATGCAACTGAACATAACCTTGTTTCGGCTAAGACGGGACTTGGGGTCCCTGAACTTATCGATGCGATTGTTGAGCGTGTACCTGCCCCACAGGGTGATGAGAATGCCCCGTGTAAAGCGCTGATCTATGACAGCTGGTTTGACAACTACCTTGGAGCATTGGCTCTAGTCCGTGTATTTGACGGCAGTATCAAAAAGGGCGAGATGATGCGTGTTATGGGTACTAAGCAGGACCACCAGGTACTTGATCTAATGTATCCAAACCCTATCGCACCGATCAAAACCAAAGAGATTAGAACAGGTGAGATCGGTATTGTGGTCTTGGGATTAAAAACAGTAGACGCTATTCAGGTAGGGGATACGATCACCACTGCAAAGAACCCTACAGCTCAACCTGTTGCCGGATTTGAACCGGCAAAACCGTTTGTATTTGCTGGGATTTACCCGATCGAGACAGACAAGTTTGAAGATCTTCGTGACGCACTCAACAAACTCAAACTCAATGACTCTTCACTGAGCTTTGAGCCTGAAAGTTCCATGGCACTTGGTTCTGGATTTAGAACCGGTTTCCTCGGAATGCTTCACATGGAAGTAGTCAAGGAACGTTTGGAGCGTGAATTTGACCTTGATCTGATCGCAACAGCACCGACAGTTGTTTACCGTGTTAAAAAGACTGATGGTACTGAGGTAGAGATCCAAAACCCTAGTGAATTACCTGAGCCTCAAAAGATAGACACGATCTATGAACCATATGTTAAAGCAACGATCCTTACTCCTCAGGAATTCGTAGGAAACCTCATTACGCTGTTGACCAGCCGTCGGGGTATACAGATAAAGATGGACTACCTCAATGAGACACGTGTATTGATGGAGTATGATATCCCAATGAACGAGATCGTGATGGACTTCTATGATAAATTGAAGTCAACAACAAAGGGCTATGCAAGTTTTGACTATGAGCCGATAGGATTTAGACCCGGTAAACTTGTAAAACTTGATATCCGTGTTGCCGGAGAGATAGTAGATTCACTTTCTATCATTGTTCCTGAAGAGAAAGCACGAAGCAGAGGGCTAGCATTTGTAAACCAGCTTAAAGAGCTAATCCCAAGACAGCTTTTTGAAGTAGCGATACAAGCGAGTATCGGTAACAATGTCATTGCACGTTCAAACGTTAAATCAATGGGTAAAAACGTGACTGCAAAATGTTACGGAGGGGATATCACTCGTAAGCGTAAACTTCTTGAGAAGCAAAAAGCAGGTAAAAAGCGTATGAAAGCTATCGGTAAGGTAGAAGTACCGCAAGAAGCTTTCATGGCGGTATTGAAGTTAGATAGCTAA